From a region of the Bradyrhizobium diazoefficiens genome:
- a CDS encoding alpha-hydroxy acid oxidase — protein MKHITCIDDLRALHQRRVPKAFFDYCDRGSYAEETLRANREDMQAIKFRQRILVDVSKRDTSTTILGEPSTMPLMLAPVGLLGMQHGDGEIHACRAAQAAGIPFTQSTMSICSIEDIAASVEKPFWFQLYVMKDRGFIKELIQRAMAAKCSALVLTVDLQVIGQRHADIKNGMTVPPEWSLSKLLDFASKPAWVSGVLQGKRRTFGNIAGHVKNTEDLNRLAEWTASQFDTSLNWKDVEWVRSIWPGKLVIKGILDVEDAEEAAKTGAQALVVSNHGGRQLDGAPSSIEVLPEIADAVGEKMEIMFDGGIRSGQDVMRALALGAKSCMIGRAYAYGLGAGGQAGVAKAIDIIQKELLTTMGLCGVNRIDEIDDHVIAVAP, from the coding sequence ATGAAGCATATCACCTGTATCGACGACCTCCGCGCGTTGCATCAGCGCCGCGTGCCGAAGGCGTTCTTCGACTATTGCGACCGCGGCTCCTATGCCGAGGAGACGCTGCGCGCCAATCGCGAGGACATGCAGGCGATCAAGTTCCGCCAGCGCATTCTGGTCGACGTCTCCAAGCGCGACACCTCGACCACGATCCTCGGCGAGCCCTCGACCATGCCGCTGATGCTCGCGCCTGTCGGCCTGCTCGGCATGCAGCATGGCGACGGCGAGATCCACGCCTGCCGCGCCGCGCAGGCCGCCGGCATCCCGTTCACGCAATCGACCATGTCGATCTGCTCGATCGAGGACATCGCCGCCAGCGTCGAGAAGCCGTTCTGGTTCCAGCTCTACGTCATGAAGGACCGCGGCTTCATCAAGGAATTGATCCAGCGCGCGATGGCGGCCAAGTGCAGTGCGCTCGTGCTCACCGTGGACCTCCAGGTGATCGGCCAGCGCCACGCCGACATCAAGAACGGCATGACGGTGCCGCCGGAATGGTCGCTGTCGAAGCTCTTGGATTTCGCCAGCAAGCCCGCCTGGGTCTCCGGCGTGCTGCAAGGCAAGCGCCGCACCTTCGGCAACATCGCCGGCCACGTGAAGAACACCGAGGATCTCAACCGCCTCGCCGAATGGACGGCATCGCAGTTCGACACGTCGCTGAACTGGAAGGACGTCGAGTGGGTCCGCAGCATCTGGCCGGGCAAGCTCGTCATCAAGGGCATCCTCGATGTCGAGGACGCCGAGGAAGCCGCCAAGACCGGCGCGCAGGCCCTGGTCGTGTCCAACCATGGCGGCCGTCAACTCGACGGCGCGCCGTCCTCGATCGAGGTATTGCCCGAGATCGCAGATGCGGTCGGCGAGAAGATGGAGATCATGTTCGACGGCGGCATCCGCTCCGGCCAGGACGTGATGCGCGCGCTCGCGCTCGGCGCCAAATCCTGCATGATCGGCCGCGCCTATGCCTATGGACTGGGCGCCGGCGGCCAGGCCGGCGTCGCCAAGGCGATCGACATCATCCAGAAGGAGCTGCTCACCACCATGGGCCTGTGCGGCGTCAACCGGATCGACGAGATCGACGATCACGTCATTGCGGTAGCACCGTAG
- a CDS encoding phosphoserine transaminase produces the protein MTVAKPASRPNVPHFSSGPCAKRPGWNAQNLKDAALGRSHRAKVGKAKLKLAIDLTREVLEVPADYHIGIVPASDTGAVEMALWSLLGAKPVTTLAWESFGEGWVSDIVKELKLKDVTKLNAAYGEIPDLSKVDPKSDVVFTWNGTTSGVRVPNADWISATREGLTICDATSAAFAQALDWAKLDVVTFSWQKALGGEAAHGMLVLSPRAVERLETYKPAWPLPKIFRMTKSGKLNEGIFLGETINTPSMLCVEDYLDALNWAKSIGGLKALIARADANTKVLADWKAKTPWIDFLAKDAAIRSNTSVCLKFTDPAITSLSEDAQADFSKKLVALVEKEGAGYDFAYYRDAPAGLRIWCGATVEAKDVELLTQWIDWAFAETRAALPKAA, from the coding sequence ATGACTGTAGCGAAGCCCGCTTCGCGGCCGAACGTGCCGCATTTCTCCTCCGGCCCCTGCGCCAAGCGCCCCGGCTGGAACGCCCAAAATCTCAAGGACGCAGCGCTCGGCCGCTCACACCGCGCGAAGGTCGGCAAGGCCAAGCTCAAGCTCGCGATCGATCTGACGCGCGAAGTGCTCGAGGTGCCCGCCGATTACCACATCGGCATCGTGCCGGCCTCCGATACCGGCGCGGTCGAAATGGCGCTGTGGTCGCTGCTCGGAGCAAAGCCCGTCACCACGCTCGCCTGGGAATCCTTCGGCGAAGGCTGGGTCAGCGACATCGTCAAGGAATTGAAGCTCAAGGACGTCACCAAGCTCAACGCGGCCTATGGTGAAATCCCCGACCTCTCCAAGGTCGATCCCAAGAGCGACGTCGTCTTCACCTGGAACGGCACCACCTCCGGGGTGCGTGTGCCGAACGCCGACTGGATCAGCGCGACCCGCGAAGGGCTGACGATCTGCGACGCGACATCGGCCGCATTCGCGCAAGCTCTCGATTGGGCCAAGCTCGATGTCGTCACCTTCTCCTGGCAGAAGGCGCTCGGCGGCGAGGCTGCGCACGGCATGCTGGTGCTGTCGCCCCGTGCGGTGGAACGGCTCGAGACCTACAAGCCGGCCTGGCCGCTGCCGAAGATCTTCCGCATGACCAAGAGCGGCAAGCTCAACGAAGGCATCTTCCTCGGCGAGACCATCAACACGCCCTCGATGCTCTGCGTCGAGGATTATCTCGACGCGCTGAACTGGGCCAAGTCGATCGGCGGCTTGAAGGCGCTGATCGCGCGTGCCGACGCCAACACCAAGGTGCTCGCCGACTGGAAGGCGAAGACGCCCTGGATCGACTTCCTGGCCAAGGACGCGGCGATCCGCTCCAACACGTCGGTCTGCCTGAAGTTCACCGACCCCGCCATCACCTCGCTGTCCGAGGATGCGCAAGCCGACTTCAGCAAGAAGCTGGTTGCGCTGGTCGAGAAGGAAGGCGCCGGCTACGATTTCGCCTATTACCGCGATGCGCCGGCCGGCCTGCGGATCTGGTGCGGCGCCACCGTCGAGGCCAAGGACGTCGAGCTCCTGACGCAGTGGATCGACTGGGCTTTTGCCGAGACCAGGGCCGCTCTGCCCAAGGCGGCGTAA
- a CDS encoding outer membrane beta-barrel protein has product MRRLLLAAAILGTVSAAHAADMPDLPILRGSFTDGLTRSAVNWQGSYIGAQAGYGSSDENFNGSTSNMMAALLADTLIESSMGVSQWNLGLGKASQRTTGYGAFVGYNEQWDDVVMGLEVSWLHGKFGGMSSASERRVSATALSDGNFHDVTATSTSSISISDIGTFRGRAAYAWGCFLPYMFAGLALGNADIVRTAYVQDRVSATQLGTYTPLAPLSSTDAQHNHLIYGYTAGLGVDVNLVGGLFMRAEYEYIRFTSQVDTSINTVRAGLGYKF; this is encoded by the coding sequence ATGCGTAGGCTTTTGTTGGCGGCGGCGATTTTGGGGACGGTGTCGGCCGCGCACGCGGCCGACATGCCGGATCTGCCGATCCTGCGCGGCAGCTTCACCGACGGCCTGACGCGGTCCGCCGTCAACTGGCAAGGCTCGTATATCGGAGCGCAGGCCGGCTATGGCTCGTCCGACGAGAACTTCAACGGCTCGACCAGCAACATGATGGCTGCGCTGTTGGCGGATACGCTGATCGAGAGCTCGATGGGCGTGTCCCAGTGGAATCTTGGACTGGGCAAGGCCTCGCAGCGCACGACCGGTTACGGCGCCTTCGTCGGCTACAACGAGCAGTGGGACGACGTCGTGATGGGCCTCGAAGTGAGCTGGCTGCATGGCAAGTTCGGAGGGATGTCGTCGGCCAGCGAAAGGCGCGTCAGCGCCACTGCACTGTCCGACGGAAATTTCCACGACGTCACGGCGACGTCAACGTCTTCGATCAGCATCAGCGACATCGGCACGTTCCGCGGCCGCGCCGCCTACGCCTGGGGATGTTTCCTGCCCTATATGTTTGCGGGTCTCGCACTCGGCAATGCGGACATTGTGCGCACTGCCTATGTGCAGGATCGCGTGAGCGCGACCCAGTTGGGGACTTACACGCCGCTGGCGCCGTTGAGCTCGACCGACGCCCAGCACAATCACCTGATCTACGGCTACACCGCCGGTCTTGGCGTCGATGTCAATCTGGTCGGCGGCTTGTTCATGCGTGCGGAGTACGAATACATTCGCTTCACTTCCCAGGTCGACACCAGCATCAATACCGTCCGCGCCGGGCTCGGCTACAAGTTCTGA
- the serA gene encoding phosphoglycerate dehydrogenase, with protein sequence MTKPKVLISDALSPAAVQIFKDRGVEVDFQPNLGKDKDKLAEIIGNYDGLAIRSATKATAKILDKATNLKVIGRAGIGVDNVEIPAATAKGIIVMNTPFGNSITTAEHAITLMLALAREIPQADASTQAGKWEKNRFMGVEITGKVLGVVGCGNIGSIVADRALGLRMKVIAFDPFLSPERAKDIGVEKVELDDLLKRADFITLHTPLTEKTRNIIDAAAIAKMKKGVRLINCARGGLVDEQAVVDALNSKHIAGAAFDVFVEEPATKSVLFGHPNVICTPHLGASTTEAQENVALQVAEQMSDYLLTGAISNAVNFPSITAEEAPKLKPFISLAEKLGSFAGQLTESGILKVEITYEGHVAEMKIKAITSAVLSGLLRPMLGEINVVSAPVVAKERGMVVDEIVRAAQSDYESLITVTVTTERQERSVSGTVYADGKPRLVDIKGIRVDAEFGKSMIYVTNEDKPGFIGRFASLLGDAKLNIATFHLGRVAPGSDAIALVEVDGAVPADLLAKVQALPQVKQAKALTF encoded by the coding sequence ATGACCAAACCCAAAGTTCTCATATCCGACGCGCTCTCGCCCGCTGCCGTGCAGATCTTCAAGGATCGCGGCGTCGAGGTCGACTTCCAGCCCAATCTCGGCAAGGACAAGGACAAGCTCGCCGAGATCATCGGCAATTACGACGGCCTTGCGATCCGCTCCGCGACCAAGGCGACCGCAAAGATCCTCGACAAGGCGACCAACCTCAAGGTGATCGGCCGCGCCGGCATCGGCGTTGACAACGTCGAGATCCCCGCCGCCACGGCCAAGGGCATCATCGTGATGAATACGCCGTTCGGCAATTCGATCACGACCGCCGAGCACGCCATCACCCTGATGCTGGCGCTCGCCCGCGAGATCCCGCAGGCCGACGCCTCGACCCAGGCCGGCAAGTGGGAGAAGAACCGCTTCATGGGCGTCGAGATCACCGGCAAGGTTCTCGGCGTCGTCGGCTGCGGCAATATCGGCTCGATCGTCGCCGACCGCGCGCTCGGTCTGCGCATGAAGGTGATCGCGTTCGATCCCTTCCTGTCGCCGGAGCGCGCCAAGGACATCGGCGTCGAGAAGGTCGAGCTCGACGACCTGCTCAAGCGCGCCGACTTCATCACGCTGCACACGCCGTTGACCGAGAAGACCAGGAACATCATTGATGCTGCCGCAATCGCCAAGATGAAGAAGGGCGTGCGCCTGATCAACTGCGCCCGCGGCGGTCTCGTCGACGAGCAGGCGGTGGTCGACGCGCTCAATTCCAAGCACATCGCCGGCGCCGCTTTCGACGTCTTCGTCGAGGAGCCCGCGACCAAGAGCGTTCTGTTCGGCCACCCCAACGTGATCTGCACGCCACATCTCGGCGCCTCGACCACCGAAGCGCAGGAAAACGTCGCGCTCCAGGTCGCCGAGCAGATGTCGGATTATCTGCTCACCGGCGCGATCTCCAACGCGGTCAATTTCCCCTCGATCACGGCGGAGGAGGCGCCGAAGCTGAAGCCGTTCATCTCGCTCGCCGAGAAGCTCGGCTCGTTCGCCGGCCAGCTCACCGAGAGCGGCATCCTCAAGGTCGAGATCACCTATGAGGGCCACGTCGCCGAGATGAAGATCAAGGCGATCACCTCGGCCGTGCTGTCGGGCCTGCTGCGGCCGATGCTGGGCGAGATCAACGTGGTGTCCGCGCCCGTCGTCGCCAAGGAGCGCGGCATGGTGGTCGACGAGATCGTGCGCGCCGCCCAGAGCGACTATGAAAGCCTGATCACCGTCACCGTCACCACCGAGCGGCAGGAGCGGTCGGTCTCGGGCACCGTCTATGCCGACGGCAAGCCGCGCCTCGTCGACATCAAGGGCATCCGGGTCGACGCCGAATTCGGCAAGTCGATGATCTACGTGACCAACGAGGACAAGCCGGGCTTCATCGGCAGGTTCGCGAGCCTGCTCGGCGACGCCAAGCTCAACATCGCCACCTTCCATCTCGGCCGCGTCGCGCCCGGCAGCGATGCCATTGCCCTCGTCGAGGTCGACGGCGCGGTGCCGGCCGATCTGCTCGCCAAGGTGCAGGCGCTGCCGCAGGTCAAGCAGGCCAAGGCACTGACGTTCTGA
- a CDS encoding outer membrane beta-barrel protein, whose product MRSVKSLLAAGAATLISSMAFAADMPIAVPPPMYAPPAPPADFGGWYLRGDIGMTNQSAKSLDSALPAGYTKSTEGLGFDSSPLFDLGAGYRFNNWFRADVIGQYRGKANLHASDNVVGPGFVGANNYSGSKSEWVVMANAYVDLGTWWCITPFIGAGVGGSYNKISGFRDDGVSYSPGLNNSVAYFADNGKWNFAWAAHAGLAYRVNPGFTVELAYSYMNLGDAAPGNYHTFDGLQSGPTSIKVKDITSHDVKLGVRWDLNSPPAYMPPLVTKG is encoded by the coding sequence ATGCGTAGCGTTAAGTCTCTCCTTGCCGCGGGTGCGGCAACCCTGATTTCGTCGATGGCGTTCGCCGCCGATATGCCGATCGCGGTGCCCCCTCCCATGTACGCGCCGCCGGCTCCGCCCGCCGACTTCGGCGGCTGGTATCTGCGCGGCGACATCGGAATGACCAACCAGAGCGCCAAGAGCCTCGATAGTGCCCTGCCGGCTGGGTATACGAAGTCGACGGAGGGCCTCGGCTTCGACTCTTCGCCGCTGTTCGATCTCGGCGCCGGCTATCGCTTCAACAACTGGTTCCGTGCAGACGTGATCGGTCAATACCGGGGCAAAGCCAACCTGCACGCCAGCGACAACGTCGTTGGACCCGGTTTCGTCGGCGCCAACAATTACAGCGGCAGCAAGTCCGAGTGGGTCGTCATGGCGAATGCCTACGTCGATCTCGGCACCTGGTGGTGCATCACGCCGTTCATCGGCGCCGGTGTCGGCGGCTCCTACAACAAGATCAGCGGCTTCCGCGACGATGGCGTGTCGTACAGCCCGGGGCTCAATAACAGCGTCGCTTACTTCGCCGATAACGGGAAGTGGAATTTCGCCTGGGCAGCCCACGCCGGTCTGGCCTACAGGGTCAATCCCGGCTTCACCGTCGAACTGGCCTACAGCTACATGAACCTCGGCGACGCGGCGCCCGGCAACTATCACACATTCGATGGCCTCCAATCGGGCCCGACCTCGATCAAGGTCAAGGACATCACCTCGCACGACGTGAAGCTCGGCGTGCGCTGGGATCTCAACAGCCCGCCGGCCTACATGCCGCCGCTGGTCACCAAGGGCTGA
- a CDS encoding glutathione S-transferase family protein, translating into MKIYGDSNSGNCLKVKWVCDKLALPYQWIDIDTRKGETRTPQFLAMNGAGQVPTVAFDDGRTLAQSNAIIRYLARDSALVPRDAFTAAKMDEWLFWEQYSHEPYIAVCRFLLVYLGKDASELDPEKVKRGYAALNRMEQHLSGSRFFAGDAASLAEVSLLAYTRVAHEGGFDLGRYASVRRWIGEVEMFLGLPPAR; encoded by the coding sequence ATGAAGATCTACGGCGATAGCAATTCCGGCAATTGTCTCAAGGTGAAGTGGGTCTGCGACAAGCTCGCATTGCCCTACCAGTGGATCGACATCGACACGCGCAAGGGCGAGACCCGCACGCCGCAATTTCTGGCAATGAACGGCGCCGGCCAGGTGCCCACCGTCGCCTTCGACGACGGCCGCACGCTGGCGCAGTCCAATGCCATCATCCGCTATCTCGCGCGCGACAGCGCGCTCGTTCCGCGCGACGCCTTTACCGCCGCCAAAATGGACGAATGGCTGTTCTGGGAACAGTACAGCCACGAACCCTATATCGCGGTATGCCGTTTCCTGCTCGTCTATCTCGGCAAGGATGCGTCCGAGCTCGATCCTGAGAAGGTCAAGCGCGGCTATGCGGCGCTCAACCGCATGGAGCAGCATCTCTCCGGCAGCCGCTTTTTTGCGGGTGATGCGGCTTCGCTCGCCGAGGTCTCGCTGCTCGCCTATACTCGCGTGGCGCATGAAGGCGGCTTCGATCTCGGCCGTTATGCTTCCGTCCGCCGCTGGATTGGCGAAGTCGAAATGTTTCTCGGCCTTCCGCCGGCGCGCTGA
- the glmM gene encoding phosphoglucosamine mutase, translating into MSRKYFGTDGIRGRANGLITPELALKVGQAAGLAFQRGDHRHRVVIGKDTRLSGYMIEYAMVAGFTSVGMDVLLVGPMPTPAVAMLTKSMRADLGVMISASHNLFEDNGIKLFGPQGFKLSDDVEKQIEQLLDESLDKRLAQSASLGRARRIDGVHDRYIEFAKRTLPRDLSLDGLRVVIDCANGAAYKVVPEALWELGADVVSIGVEPDGFNINKECGSTSPEALSKKVREMRADIGIALDGDADRVILVDERGHLVDGDQLLAVIAQSWKEDGRLSRPGIVATVMSNLGLERFLKGQGLDLVRTPVGDRYVLEQMLNGGYNLGGEQSGHIILSDYATTGDGFVAALQVLAVVQKLRRPVSEVCHRFDPLPQILKNVRHKGGKPLDDRDVKSAISDGEKRLNGHGRLLIRSSGTEPVIRVMGEGEDRILVEDIVDTIVLALGQAAA; encoded by the coding sequence ATGAGCCGCAAATATTTCGGGACCGACGGGATCCGGGGCCGCGCCAACGGACTGATCACGCCGGAGCTCGCACTCAAGGTCGGCCAGGCGGCAGGCCTTGCGTTTCAGCGCGGTGACCATCGTCACCGGGTCGTGATCGGCAAGGACACTCGGCTGTCGGGCTACATGATCGAATACGCGATGGTCGCAGGTTTCACCTCGGTCGGCATGGACGTGCTGCTGGTCGGCCCGATGCCGACGCCGGCGGTCGCAATGCTGACCAAGTCGATGCGCGCCGATCTCGGCGTCATGATCTCCGCCTCGCACAATCTGTTCGAGGACAACGGCATCAAGCTGTTCGGCCCGCAGGGCTTCAAGCTCTCCGACGACGTCGAGAAGCAGATCGAGCAGCTGCTCGACGAGTCCCTCGACAAACGGCTGGCGCAGAGCGCGAGCCTCGGCCGCGCCCGCCGTATCGACGGCGTGCATGACCGTTACATCGAGTTCGCCAAGCGTACGCTGCCGCGCGACCTGTCGCTCGACGGCCTGCGTGTCGTGATCGATTGCGCCAACGGCGCCGCTTACAAGGTGGTGCCTGAAGCGCTGTGGGAGCTGGGTGCCGACGTCGTGTCGATCGGTGTCGAGCCCGATGGCTTCAACATCAACAAGGAATGCGGCTCGACCTCGCCGGAAGCGCTGTCGAAGAAGGTCCGCGAGATGCGCGCCGACATCGGTATCGCGCTCGACGGTGATGCCGATCGCGTCATCCTGGTCGACGAGCGCGGCCATCTCGTCGATGGCGACCAGCTGCTCGCGGTGATCGCGCAGAGCTGGAAGGAGGACGGCCGGCTGTCGCGGCCGGGCATCGTCGCCACCGTGATGTCCAATCTCGGGCTCGAGCGCTTTCTGAAAGGGCAGGGGCTCGATCTCGTGCGCACGCCGGTCGGCGACCGCTACGTGCTCGAGCAGATGCTGAACGGCGGCTACAATCTCGGCGGCGAGCAGTCCGGCCACATCATCCTGTCGGACTACGCCACCACCGGCGACGGCTTCGTTGCTGCATTGCAGGTGCTGGCGGTGGTGCAGAAGCTGCGCCGCCCCGTATCCGAGGTTTGCCATCGCTTCGATCCGCTGCCGCAGATCCTCAAGAACGTCCGCCACAAGGGCGGCAAGCCGCTCGACGATCGCGACGTCAAATCGGCGATCTCCGACGGCGAGAAGCGGCTCAACGGCCACGGTCGCCTCCTGATCCGCTCCTCCGGCACCGAGCCGGTGATCCGCGTCATGGGCGAGGGCGAAGACCGCATCCTGGTCGAGGACATCGTCGACACCATCGTCCTCGCGCTGGGACAGGCGGCGGCGTAA
- a CDS encoding shikimate dehydrogenase, whose translation MTVTKAPAACLIGWPAAHSRSPLIHHYWLRTLGIKGGYVIEAVPPEALRDFVLRLSLRGFVGANVTIPHKEDVLELSTPDARAQAVGAANTLWFADGELRSTNTDVEGFINNLDAGAPGWEAAEEALVLGAGGSSRAVVFGLLERGVKRVHLANRTVARAEALAKQFGPSVHPLPWDGIDDLLPRAKLLVNTTSLGMHGQPSLDVDVGRLPQTAVVADLVYVPLVTPLLAAATARGLKTADGLGMLLHQAVRGFELWFGRRPEVSAELRALVEADLTKT comes from the coding sequence ATGACCGTGACCAAGGCTCCCGCAGCCTGTCTGATCGGATGGCCGGCCGCGCATTCGCGCTCGCCGCTGATCCATCATTACTGGCTGCGCACGCTCGGCATCAAGGGCGGCTATGTCATCGAGGCGGTTCCACCCGAGGCCTTGCGCGATTTCGTGCTGCGGCTGTCGCTGCGCGGCTTTGTCGGCGCCAATGTCACCATCCCGCACAAGGAGGACGTGCTCGAGCTTTCGACCCCCGACGCGCGCGCGCAGGCCGTGGGCGCCGCCAACACGTTGTGGTTCGCCGATGGCGAGCTGCGCTCGACCAACACCGACGTCGAAGGTTTCATCAACAATCTCGATGCCGGTGCGCCCGGCTGGGAAGCGGCCGAGGAGGCGCTGGTGCTCGGCGCCGGCGGTTCCTCGCGCGCGGTCGTGTTCGGGCTGCTCGAACGCGGCGTCAAGCGCGTCCATCTTGCCAACCGTACCGTCGCGCGGGCTGAAGCGCTGGCCAAGCAGTTCGGGCCGAGCGTGCATCCGCTGCCGTGGGACGGTATCGACGACCTCCTGCCGCGGGCAAAGCTTCTCGTGAACACGACCTCGCTCGGCATGCACGGCCAGCCCTCACTCGATGTCGATGTCGGACGCCTGCCGCAGACGGCGGTCGTTGCCGACCTCGTCTATGTCCCGCTGGTGACGCCGCTGCTCGCCGCGGCAACGGCGCGTGGCCTGAAGACCGCCGATGGGCTCGGCATGCTGCTGCATCAGGCGGTGCGCGGCTTCGAGCTGTGGTTCGGCCGGCGGCCCGAGGTCTCGGCCGAGCTGCGCGCATTGGTCGAAGCCGATCTCACAAAGACTTGA
- a CDS encoding GNAT family N-acetyltransferase — MGAESISIRRARRDDVPAIVAMLADDHLGRARERVEDPLPAVYYDAFARVERDPNLTLVVAESEGRVVGCLQLAILPGVSSQGGVRGLLEDVRVATDCRSRGIGEQLVQWAITEAKARGCNLVELLTHASRVDAQRFYKRLGFAASHVGMTVRF; from the coding sequence ATGGGTGCCGAATCCATCTCCATTCGCCGCGCGCGCCGCGACGATGTTCCCGCGATCGTGGCGATGCTCGCCGACGATCATCTCGGCCGCGCGCGCGAGCGCGTCGAGGATCCGTTGCCCGCCGTCTATTACGACGCATTCGCGCGGGTCGAGCGCGATCCGAATCTGACGCTCGTGGTTGCCGAGAGCGAGGGCAGGGTAGTCGGCTGCCTGCAACTCGCGATCCTGCCGGGCGTCAGCTCGCAAGGCGGCGTGCGCGGCCTGCTCGAAGACGTGCGCGTTGCCACTGATTGTCGCAGCCGCGGTATCGGCGAGCAATTGGTGCAATGGGCGATCACGGAAGCCAAAGCGCGCGGCTGCAATCTGGTCGAATTGCTGACGCATGCGAGCCGCGTCGATGCACAGCGCTTCTACAAGCGGCTCGGATTCGCAGCGAGTCACGTCGGCATGACTGTCCGCTTTTGA
- a CDS encoding MFS transporter → MNKPVVVSEEMLTEPVVVSDAAPTAAKAAAGPAYVVLAGISFSHFLNDTMQSLIASVYPILKDTYALDFAQIGMITLAFQFTASLLQPVVGHYTDKKAQPYSLAIGMASTFFGLLLLSAAHQYLVILVAAALVGLGSAVFHPESARIARLASGGRYGFAQSVFQLGGSFGTSMGPVLAALIVVPFGQGSIAWFSSIAFLAIIILWRIGRWYAPQIKAKKTAAIQSHPDAPSSRRVAVALAVLVALLFSKQLYVSSLSSYYIFYLIDRFGVSTQAAQIYLFIFLAANAVGAFLGGPLGDRFGRKIVIWISILGALPFTLALPYAGLAASAVLSVVIGLIISSTTSSIIVFAQELVPHRFGMISGVFFGVAFGIGGLGAAVLGNLADHTSIAFVYQVCAWLPAIGLLAVFLPRLPRHVR, encoded by the coding sequence TTGAACAAGCCTGTCGTCGTCTCAGAGGAAATGCTGACCGAGCCCGTCGTCGTCAGCGATGCCGCGCCGACGGCCGCCAAGGCAGCCGCGGGGCCGGCCTATGTCGTGCTCGCCGGCATCAGCTTCTCGCACTTCCTCAACGACACCATGCAGTCGCTGATCGCCTCGGTGTATCCGATCCTGAAGGACACCTATGCGCTCGACTTCGCGCAGATCGGCATGATCACGCTGGCCTTTCAGTTCACGGCCTCGTTGCTGCAACCAGTGGTCGGGCACTACACCGACAAGAAGGCGCAGCCCTATTCGCTGGCGATCGGCATGGCCTCGACCTTCTTCGGCCTGCTGCTGCTCAGCGCCGCGCACCAATATCTCGTCATCCTCGTCGCCGCCGCGCTGGTCGGCCTCGGCTCGGCGGTGTTTCACCCGGAGTCCGCGCGCATTGCGCGGCTCGCCTCGGGCGGACGCTACGGTTTTGCGCAGTCGGTGTTCCAACTCGGCGGCAGTTTCGGCACCTCGATGGGGCCGGTGCTGGCGGCGCTGATCGTGGTGCCGTTCGGGCAGGGCAGCATCGCCTGGTTCTCCTCGATCGCGTTCCTCGCCATCATCATCCTCTGGCGCATCGGCCGCTGGTACGCACCGCAGATCAAGGCGAAGAAGACGGCCGCGATTCAATCCCATCCCGACGCGCCGAGCTCGCGCCGCGTCGCCGTCGCGCTGGCCGTGCTGGTCGCGCTGCTGTTCTCGAAACAGCTCTACGTCTCGAGCCTGTCGAGCTACTACATCTTTTACCTGATCGATCGCTTCGGCGTGTCGACGCAGGCGGCGCAGATCTATCTCTTCATCTTCCTCGCGGCGAATGCGGTCGGCGCGTTTCTGGGCGGTCCTCTGGGCGATCGCTTCGGCCGCAAGATCGTGATCTGGATTTCGATCCTGGGCGCACTGCCGTTCACGCTGGCGCTGCCTTATGCCGGGCTCGCTGCCAGCGCGGTGCTGTCAGTCGTCATCGGCCTGATCATCTCCTCGACGACGTCGTCGATCATCGTGTTCGCGCAGGAGTTGGTGCCGCACAGATTCGGCATGATCTCCGGCGTGTTCTTCGGCGTCGCCTTCGGTATTGGGGGCCTCGGGGCCGCCGTGCTCGGCAATCTCGCCGACCATACCTCGATCGCGTTCGTCTACCAGGTCTGCGCCTGGCTGCCCGCGATCGGCCTGCTTGCGGTGTTCCTGCCCAGGCTGCCGCGGCACGTGCGTTAA